The Sphingomicrobium sp. genome has a window encoding:
- a CDS encoding NADH-quinone oxidoreductase subunit C, producing MAPNDGVIEAARAALGDIILEATDAVGEVTLTVRRESVVEACRLLRDTPGLEYQQLMDIAGADYPERAERFDVNYHLLSLTKNRRIRVKVMTDEQTPVPSIVELWPVVGWFEREAFDMYGIYFDGNADLRRILTDYGFEGFPFRKDFPLTGHVEMRYSEAEKRVVYEPVALPQDFRTFDFLMPWQGPEYKLPGDEKAEPQAAGAPTPAPATGEPPKVQAKSPEAKGDRAKPYATDNEDVAQKGAAEAQAEARKSSKAKAEKEVLKREAGPEPKPKSAGRPRKGGGPA from the coding sequence ATGGCGCCGAACGACGGCGTCATCGAGGCTGCGCGCGCCGCGCTGGGGGACATCATCCTCGAGGCGACGGACGCCGTCGGCGAAGTGACGCTGACCGTAAGACGCGAGAGCGTCGTCGAGGCGTGCCGGCTCCTCCGCGACACGCCGGGCCTCGAATATCAGCAGCTGATGGACATCGCCGGCGCCGATTACCCCGAGCGCGCGGAGCGGTTCGACGTCAATTACCACTTGCTCTCGCTGACGAAGAACCGCCGCATCCGCGTCAAGGTCATGACGGACGAGCAGACGCCGGTGCCGAGCATCGTCGAGCTGTGGCCGGTGGTCGGCTGGTTCGAGCGCGAGGCGTTCGACATGTACGGCATCTATTTCGACGGCAATGCCGACCTTCGCCGGATCCTCACCGATTATGGTTTCGAGGGCTTCCCCTTCCGCAAGGACTTCCCGCTGACCGGCCATGTCGAGATGCGCTATTCGGAAGCCGAGAAGCGCGTCGTGTACGAGCCGGTGGCGCTGCCGCAGGATTTCCGCACCTTCGACTTCCTGATGCCCTGGCAAGGCCCGGAATATAAGCTGCCGGGCGACGAAAAGGCTGAGCCGCAGGCGGCAGGCGCGCCGACGCCTGCGCCGGCGACGGGGGAACCGCCGAAGGTGCAGGCCAAGTCGCCTGAAGCGAAGGGCGACCGTGCGAAGCCCTACGCGACCGACAATGAGGACGTCGCCCAGAAGGGTGCCGCCGAAGCGCAGGCGGAAGCCCGCAAGTCGTCCAAGGCCAAGGCAGAGAAAGAAGTGCTGAAGCGGGAAGCGGGGCCGGAGCCGAAGCCCAAGTCCGCCGGACGTCCGCGTAAGGGCGGAGGACCGGCATGA
- a CDS encoding DUF72 domain-containing protein: MDRTIVSRGDIRIGCSGWVYKHWRDILYPKGLPQTRWFDRYAQEFDTVEINNSFYMLPKPETFDKWRKQAPPGFCYTVKANRFLTQAKKLKDCEEPLERMMDAVRHLGDRLGPMLYQLPPKMNLNLERLESFLKIVPKDVTNVFEFRNTSWYVPGTYELLDRYGASFCVHDMPGSTSERIAVGPIAYVRFHGGEGKYWGRYSDEGLLGWTDWLVDQARQGRTSWCYFNNDIHGHAIHDAQTLKSMVGQMNR; encoded by the coding sequence ATGGACCGAACAATCGTATCCCGCGGCGACATCCGCATCGGCTGCTCGGGCTGGGTGTACAAGCACTGGCGCGACATCCTTTACCCCAAGGGCTTGCCGCAGACCCGCTGGTTCGACCGCTATGCGCAGGAGTTCGACACGGTCGAGATCAACAACAGCTTCTACATGCTTCCGAAGCCGGAGACGTTCGACAAATGGCGCAAGCAGGCGCCGCCGGGCTTCTGCTACACGGTCAAGGCGAACCGCTTCCTCACGCAGGCCAAAAAGCTCAAGGATTGCGAGGAGCCGCTGGAGCGGATGATGGACGCGGTGCGCCATCTCGGCGACCGGCTCGGGCCGATGCTGTACCAGCTGCCGCCGAAGATGAACCTCAATCTCGAGCGGCTCGAAAGCTTCCTGAAGATCGTGCCCAAGGACGTGACCAACGTCTTCGAGTTCCGGAACACGAGTTGGTACGTGCCGGGGACCTACGAGCTTCTCGACCGCTACGGCGCGAGCTTCTGCGTCCACGACATGCCGGGCTCGACCAGCGAGCGCATTGCCGTAGGACCGATCGCCTATGTCCGCTTCCACGGCGGCGAAGGAAAATATTGGGGCCGCTATTCGGACGAAGGGCTGCTCGGCTGGACCGACTGGCTGGTCGACCAGGCGCGGCAGGGCCGCACCTCATGGTGCTATTTCAACAACGACATCCATGGCCACGCCATCCACGACGCGCAGACGCTTAAAAGTATGGTCGGGCAAATGAACCGCTGA
- a CDS encoding inositol monophosphatase family protein: MVSHSGLITVMDRAARKAAPRLRRDFGEVAQLQVSRKGPADFVSMADKRAEQTIVEELRYARPDWGMLLEEGGEVEGNPAKPRWIVDPLDGTSNFLHGIPHFSISIAVEEKRPDGRAEITHALVYQPLTDESFWAEKGRGAWLHDARLRVSARRDLADCLIGTGIPFLGRGDAAKWAKIYAAVGPQVAGIRRFGSAALDLAWVAAGRMDGFWEENLDIWDAAAGVLLVKEAGGFVTDYRGSDRSFERAEYVAGSAAIHSKLQKLVAGALR, encoded by the coding sequence TTGGTTTCGCATTCCGGCCTGATCACCGTCATGGACCGCGCCGCCCGCAAGGCGGCGCCGCGGCTGCGCCGCGACTTCGGCGAAGTCGCGCAGCTGCAGGTCAGCCGCAAGGGTCCGGCCGACTTCGTCTCAATGGCCGACAAGCGCGCCGAACAGACGATCGTTGAAGAGCTCCGCTACGCGCGGCCCGACTGGGGCATGCTGCTCGAGGAAGGCGGCGAGGTCGAAGGCAACCCCGCGAAGCCGCGCTGGATCGTCGATCCGCTGGATGGGACCAGCAACTTCCTTCACGGAATCCCGCACTTCTCCATCTCTATCGCGGTCGAGGAGAAGCGTCCGGACGGACGCGCCGAAATCACGCATGCGCTCGTCTACCAGCCGCTGACCGACGAAAGCTTCTGGGCCGAAAAGGGCAGGGGCGCCTGGCTTCACGACGCGCGGCTGCGGGTCTCCGCCCGCCGCGACCTTGCCGACTGCCTGATCGGCACCGGCATTCCGTTCCTGGGCCGCGGCGATGCCGCCAAATGGGCGAAGATCTATGCTGCTGTCGGTCCGCAAGTCGCCGGCATCCGCCGCTTCGGTTCGGCAGCGCTCGACCTCGCCTGGGTCGCTGCAGGCCGGATGGACGGCTTCTGGGAAGAAAACCTCGACATCTGGGACGCGGCCGCGGGCGTGCTCCTGGTCAAGGAAGCCGGCGGCTTCGTCACCGACTATCGCGGCTCCGACCGCTCGTTCGAGCGCGCGGAATATGTCGCCGGCTCAGCGGCGATCCATTCCAAGCTCCAAAAGCTCGTCGCGGGCGCCCTGCGCTAG
- the efp gene encoding elongation factor P: MKISGVDIRPGNIIEYEGGIWRAVKIQHTQPGKGGAYMQVEMKNLIDGRKTNVRFRSAETVERVRLDTKDFQFLFKDGDMLTFMDKDNYEQISLPADLLGEAGDFLQDGMDVVMELYNEKPISVQLPDTIEATIVEADAVVKGQTASSSYKPAVLDNGVRVMVPPHVSSGTRIVVDVYERTYVRRAD; this comes from the coding sequence ATGAAAATCAGCGGCGTGGACATCCGTCCCGGCAACATCATCGAATATGAAGGCGGCATCTGGCGCGCGGTGAAGATCCAGCACACCCAGCCGGGCAAGGGCGGCGCCTACATGCAGGTTGAGATGAAGAACCTCATCGACGGCCGCAAGACCAACGTCCGCTTCCGCTCCGCCGAGACCGTCGAGCGTGTCCGCCTCGACACCAAGGACTTCCAGTTCCTGTTCAAGGACGGCGACATGCTGACCTTCATGGACAAGGACAATTACGAGCAGATCAGCCTTCCCGCCGACCTCCTCGGCGAAGCCGGCGACTTCCTTCAGGACGGCATGGACGTGGTGATGGAGCTCTACAACGAGAAGCCGATCAGCGTTCAGCTGCCCGATACGATCGAAGCGACGATCGTCGAGGCCGACGCGGTGGTGAAGGGCCAGACGGCAAGCTCCAGCTACAAGCCGGCAGTGCTCGACAATGGCGTCCGCGTCATGGTCCCGCCGCACGTCAGCAGCGGAACGAGGATCGTGGTCGACGTTTACGAGCGCACCTACGTCCGTCGCGCCGACTGA
- the nuoF gene encoding NADH-quinone oxidoreductase subunit NuoF: MGYIGPLSDKDRIFTNVYGFQEPWLKAARARGDWDDTAKLMQVGQDAIIDEVKASGLRGRGGAGFPTGMKWGFMPKEPKPGKPNFLVINADESEPGSCKDREIIRHDPHKLIEGALIAGFAMRARAGYIYIRGEFIQESRVLERAVAEAYEAGLLGKNAAGSGYDFDLFVHRGAGAYICGEETAMLESLEGKQGKPRLKPPFPAGAGLYGCPTTVNNVESIAVVPTILRRGAAWFAGFGREKNEGTKLFQLSGHINTPCVVEESMSISFRELIDRHGGGIRGGWDNLLCVIPGGSSVPLVPAHEIIDAPMDFDGLKALGSGLGTAAVIVMDKSTDVVRAISRISYFYKHESCGQCTPCREGTGWMWRMMERLRMGEATVDMIDKLYDVTKEIEGHTICALGDAAAWPIQGLIKHFRPELERRIAERTGRDMLEAAE; this comes from the coding sequence ATGGGCTATATCGGACCGCTCAGCGACAAGGATCGCATCTTCACCAACGTCTACGGCTTCCAGGAGCCGTGGCTGAAGGCGGCGCGCGCCCGCGGTGACTGGGACGACACCGCCAAGCTGATGCAGGTCGGCCAGGACGCGATCATCGACGAGGTGAAGGCGTCGGGGCTTCGCGGCCGCGGCGGGGCCGGCTTCCCGACCGGCATGAAGTGGGGTTTCATGCCCAAGGAGCCGAAGCCGGGCAAACCAAACTTCCTGGTCATCAACGCGGACGAATCCGAGCCCGGGTCGTGCAAGGACCGGGAGATCATCCGCCACGATCCGCACAAGCTGATCGAAGGCGCGCTGATCGCCGGCTTCGCGATGCGCGCACGTGCCGGCTACATCTACATCCGCGGCGAATTCATCCAGGAATCCCGTGTCTTGGAGCGTGCCGTTGCCGAGGCATATGAGGCCGGGCTGCTGGGCAAGAATGCCGCCGGTTCGGGCTATGACTTCGACCTCTTCGTGCACCGCGGCGCGGGCGCCTACATCTGCGGCGAAGAAACGGCGATGCTCGAAAGCCTCGAAGGCAAGCAGGGCAAGCCGCGCCTGAAGCCGCCGTTCCCGGCCGGCGCCGGCCTCTACGGCTGCCCGACGACGGTCAACAATGTCGAAAGCATCGCGGTCGTTCCGACGATCCTCCGCCGCGGCGCCGCCTGGTTCGCCGGCTTCGGCCGCGAGAAGAACGAAGGCACCAAGCTGTTCCAGCTTTCGGGCCACATCAACACACCCTGCGTCGTCGAAGAGAGCATGAGCATCAGCTTCCGTGAGCTGATCGACCGCCACGGCGGCGGGATCCGCGGCGGCTGGGACAATCTCCTGTGCGTCATCCCCGGCGGATCGTCGGTGCCGCTGGTGCCGGCGCACGAGATCATCGACGCACCGATGGACTTCGACGGGCTGAAGGCGCTCGGTTCCGGCCTCGGCACCGCGGCGGTGATCGTAATGGACAAGTCCACGGACGTCGTCCGCGCGATCAGCCGCATCAGTTACTTCTACAAGCACGAGAGCTGCGGCCAGTGCACGCCTTGCCGCGAGGGCACCGGCTGGATGTGGCGGATGATGGAGCGGCTTCGCATGGGCGAAGCGACCGTCGACATGATCGACAAGCTCTATGACGTCACGAAGGAGATTGAAGGCCACACCATCTGCGCGCTCGGCGATGCCGCGGCGTGGCCGATCCAGGGCCTGATCAAGCATTTCCGTCCCGAGCTCGAGCGCCGCATCGCCGAGCGCACCGGCCGCGACATGCTGGAGGCGGCGGAATGA
- a CDS encoding M23 family metallopeptidase, with the protein MGKVGATALFTAVLTAVITSAFWIWFYNFVPNGEPNGRVAPAGEVKTVNPANGGPVAIAESVEVGPAGLAIPVAGIKAGQLTDTFTQARAGGARRHDAIDIMAAEGTPVIAAADGTVEKLFNSAQGGITAYVRSPDRRWTYYYAHLQSYAPGLKEGGQVRRGQPLGRVGHTGNANPAGPHLHFAINQMQPSERWWNGTPVNPYPLLAGKKASG; encoded by the coding sequence ATGGGGAAAGTCGGGGCGACGGCGCTGTTCACTGCGGTCCTCACCGCCGTCATCACCAGCGCCTTCTGGATCTGGTTCTATAATTTCGTGCCGAACGGCGAGCCGAACGGGCGGGTTGCGCCGGCCGGGGAGGTCAAAACCGTTAATCCCGCGAACGGCGGACCTGTGGCGATTGCCGAAAGCGTCGAGGTCGGGCCGGCGGGTCTCGCGATCCCCGTGGCGGGCATCAAGGCGGGACAACTGACCGACACCTTCACCCAGGCCCGTGCCGGCGGCGCACGCCGTCATGACGCCATCGATATCATGGCAGCCGAAGGAACGCCGGTCATTGCTGCCGCCGACGGTACCGTCGAAAAGCTGTTCAACAGCGCGCAAGGCGGCATCACCGCTTATGTTCGGTCGCCCGACAGGCGCTGGACCTATTATTACGCGCACCTGCAAAGCTATGCTCCGGGGCTCAAGGAGGGAGGGCAGGTTCGCCGCGGCCAGCCGCTCGGCCGCGTCGGCCATACCGGCAACGCCAATCCTGCGGGTCCCCACCTCCATTTCGCAATCAACCAAATGCAGCCGAGCGAACGCTGGTGGAATGGCACGCCCGTCAATCCATACCCGCTGCTTGCCGGTAAGAAGGCCAGCGGCTAG
- a CDS encoding NADH-quinone oxidoreductase subunit D, producing MSDVRSDMIDEETREKNIRKVEVSVGAGGEGSDLSEGGGGDHGAGNYTINFGPQHPAAHGVLRLILELDGEVVERVDPHIGLLHRGTEKFCEYKTYTQAIPYFDRLDYCSPMCMEHTFVLAIEKLLGLEVPIRAQYIRTMMAELTRIKNHMLNLGSHIMDVGAMTPNLWLFEIREDLMQIYEHVSGARMHANYFRVGGVREDIPPAVLNKIGEFLDNRMQIFEDAISLVADNRIFKQRNVDIGVVSKEDAIAWGFSGPMIRASGIPWDLRKSQPYEVYERMDFEVPVGTNGDCYDRFMVRVEEVRQSWKIARQCLNEMPEGPIGADSKVFPPSRGSMKTSMEALIHHFKLYTEGFHVPAGEVYVATETPKGELGVYLVSDGTNKPYRCKIRPTGFSHLQAMDFMMKGHMLADVTAVLSAIDVVFGEVDR from the coding sequence ATGAGCGACGTGCGCAGCGACATGATCGACGAGGAAACGCGCGAAAAGAATATCCGCAAGGTTGAGGTTAGCGTCGGAGCCGGCGGCGAGGGGAGCGACCTGTCGGAAGGCGGCGGCGGCGACCACGGCGCCGGCAACTACACCATCAACTTCGGGCCGCAGCATCCGGCGGCGCACGGCGTCCTTCGTCTGATCCTCGAGCTTGACGGCGAGGTCGTCGAGCGCGTCGACCCGCATATCGGCCTGCTTCACCGCGGCACCGAAAAGTTCTGCGAGTACAAGACCTACACGCAAGCGATCCCCTATTTCGACCGGCTCGATTATTGCTCGCCGATGTGCATGGAGCACACGTTCGTGCTGGCCATCGAAAAGCTGCTCGGGCTCGAGGTGCCGATCCGCGCTCAGTACATCCGCACGATGATGGCGGAGCTGACACGCATCAAGAACCACATGCTGAACCTTGGCAGCCACATCATGGACGTCGGCGCAATGACGCCGAACCTGTGGCTGTTCGAGATCCGCGAAGACCTGATGCAGATCTACGAGCATGTGTCCGGCGCCCGGATGCACGCGAATTATTTCCGCGTCGGCGGAGTCCGCGAGGACATTCCGCCCGCCGTGCTCAACAAGATCGGTGAGTTCCTCGACAATCGCATGCAGATTTTCGAGGACGCGATCAGCCTCGTTGCCGACAACCGCATCTTCAAGCAGCGCAACGTCGACATCGGCGTCGTCAGCAAGGAAGATGCGATCGCCTGGGGCTTCTCCGGCCCCATGATCCGCGCGTCCGGCATTCCGTGGGACCTGCGCAAGTCGCAGCCCTACGAGGTCTACGAACGCATGGACTTCGAAGTGCCGGTCGGCACCAACGGCGACTGCTACGACCGCTTCATGGTCCGCGTCGAAGAAGTCCGGCAGAGCTGGAAGATCGCGCGGCAGTGCCTCAACGAAATGCCGGAAGGGCCGATCGGCGCCGACAGCAAGGTCTTCCCGCCGAGCCGCGGGTCGATGAAGACGTCGATGGAAGCGCTGATCCACCACTTCAAGCTCTACACGGAAGGCTTCCACGTGCCCGCAGGCGAGGTTTACGTCGCGACGGAAACGCCAAAGGGCGAGCTCGGCGTCTACCTGGTGTCCGACGGCACCAATAAGCCCTATCGCTGCAAGATCCGCCCGACCGGCTTCAGCCACCTTCAGGCGATGGACTTCATGATGAAGGGCCACATGCTCGCGGACGTCACCGCGGTGCTCTCCGCGATCGACGTCGTGTTCGGGGAGGTGGACCGGTGA
- a CDS encoding aminotransferase class I/II-fold pyridoxal phosphate-dependent enzyme has translation MENSAPAASFPLSEAEEARPDLSPRPDERWPFYAEDEIASVVAMLQSGKVNQWTGPEVFAFEQAFEERFGGGRAIALANGSVALDLALRAFGIGPGDEVIVSPRSFVASVSCVRLAGATPVFADVDPDSGNITPQSVAAVLTDRTRAVIPVHLAGWPADVPGIVDAVAGRDIKVIEDCAQAHGAEIGGTSVGNFGDAAAWSFCQDKIISTAGEGGLLQGGRGFRQPPARPGAASRHHRRGARIGAGLLCAGQRPPARLAQGARDELLELGMDRR, from the coding sequence ATGGAAAATTCGGCACCAGCAGCATCATTCCCGCTCAGCGAAGCGGAAGAAGCTCGGCCTGACCTGTCGCCGAGGCCTGACGAGCGCTGGCCCTTCTATGCCGAGGACGAGATCGCGTCCGTGGTCGCCATGCTCCAGTCGGGCAAGGTCAACCAGTGGACCGGGCCAGAGGTCTTCGCCTTCGAACAGGCGTTTGAGGAGCGGTTCGGCGGCGGCCGCGCGATCGCGCTCGCGAACGGCTCGGTGGCATTGGACTTGGCACTGCGCGCGTTCGGCATCGGCCCCGGTGACGAGGTCATCGTCTCGCCCCGCTCGTTCGTCGCTTCGGTGTCGTGCGTGCGGCTGGCCGGAGCGACACCCGTGTTCGCCGACGTCGACCCGGACAGCGGCAACATCACGCCGCAGTCCGTCGCCGCGGTCCTGACCGACCGCACCCGCGCCGTGATTCCGGTCCACCTCGCGGGGTGGCCGGCTGATGTGCCCGGCATCGTCGACGCTGTCGCCGGTCGCGACATCAAGGTGATTGAAGACTGCGCCCAAGCGCATGGCGCGGAGATCGGCGGGACGAGCGTCGGCAATTTCGGCGATGCAGCCGCCTGGTCCTTCTGCCAGGACAAGATCATCTCGACCGCCGGCGAAGGCGGGCTGCTGCAAGGCGGCCGTGGATTCAGGCAACCGCCAGCTCGTCCGGGCGCGGCTTCTCGACATCATCGCCGAGGAGCTCGGATCGGAGCCGGCCTCCTTTGCGCAGGTCAGCGTCCGCCCGCGCGCCTAGCGCAGGGCGCCCGCGACGAGCTTTTGGAGCTTGGAATGGATCGCCGCTGA
- the nuoG gene encoding NADH-quinone oxidoreductase subunit NuoG, giving the protein MPKVTVDGEEIEVPQGATVLQACELAGKEIPRFCYHERLSIAGNCRMCLVEVAPGPPKPQASCALPAADGQTIRTDTPMVKKAREGVMEFLLINHPLDCPICDQGGECDLQDQAMAYGRSFSRFDENKRAIDDKYMGPIIRTSMTRCIQCTRCIRFSSEVAGTPEVGMLYRGEDSQITSYLEQTVTTELAGNLADVCPVGALLQKPQTFEMRPWELRKVPGIDVMDAVGSNIRLDVRQRQVMRILPRINEDVNEEWISDKTRHHVDALVRNRLDRPWVREKGKLRQASWSDALQIFAKRLKKAGPKVAAIAGDLLDAETMYAAKKLLQGLGSNLIEGRQTGLTYDTSSLPAVAFNSTIAGIETADVVLLVGSNIRWEAPLIATRVRKVARKGGKVFAIGPEVDLAIDVEWLGDDLGLLGNLPEAVTQAFANAERPAVIVGPGALAAGGLGAALGLVGPLGLMKDGWNGFNVVHTSASRMAGLILGFAQKGGLADIEAGAPEVAILLGADEMPADRLGGAFKVYIGHHGDAGARQADLVLPGATYAEKHGTYVNTEGRVQRGEKAAFPPGEAREDWAILRAVSELAGATLPFDSFGQLREQMFAEYPQLAREGLIDLQWSAPKLPATASGSIRYPIADFFMTNAICRASPTMERCSEELVQGVAFKEAAE; this is encoded by the coding sequence ATGCCTAAGGTTACCGTCGACGGCGAAGAGATCGAGGTCCCGCAGGGCGCGACCGTGCTGCAGGCGTGCGAGCTTGCCGGCAAGGAGATCCCGCGCTTCTGCTACCATGAGCGCCTCTCGATCGCCGGCAATTGCCGCATGTGCCTGGTCGAAGTCGCGCCGGGTCCGCCCAAGCCGCAGGCGAGCTGCGCGCTTCCGGCTGCCGACGGCCAGACCATCCGCACCGACACGCCGATGGTGAAGAAGGCGCGCGAAGGGGTGATGGAGTTCCTGCTCATCAATCACCCGCTCGACTGCCCGATTTGCGACCAGGGCGGCGAATGCGACCTGCAGGACCAGGCGATGGCCTATGGCCGCAGCTTCTCGCGTTTCGACGAGAACAAGCGCGCGATCGACGACAAATATATGGGTCCGATCATCCGGACCTCGATGACGCGCTGCATTCAGTGCACGCGCTGCATCCGCTTTTCCTCCGAAGTCGCGGGCACGCCCGAAGTCGGCATGCTCTACCGCGGCGAGGACAGCCAGATCACGTCCTACCTCGAGCAGACGGTCACCACCGAACTCGCCGGCAACCTCGCCGACGTTTGCCCGGTCGGCGCGCTGCTGCAGAAGCCGCAGACGTTCGAAATGCGGCCTTGGGAGCTGCGCAAGGTGCCCGGCATCGACGTCATGGACGCGGTGGGTTCGAACATCCGCCTCGACGTTCGCCAGCGCCAGGTGATGCGCATCCTGCCGCGCATCAATGAGGACGTGAACGAGGAGTGGATCAGCGACAAGACGCGCCACCATGTCGACGCGCTCGTCCGCAACCGCCTCGACCGCCCGTGGGTGCGTGAAAAGGGCAAGCTGCGCCAGGCAAGCTGGTCCGACGCGCTGCAAATCTTCGCCAAGCGGCTGAAGAAAGCCGGCCCGAAGGTCGCGGCGATCGCCGGCGACCTGCTCGACGCGGAGACCATGTACGCGGCGAAAAAGCTGCTTCAGGGCCTCGGTTCGAACCTGATCGAAGGCCGCCAGACCGGCCTCACCTACGACACCAGCAGCCTTCCGGCGGTGGCGTTCAACTCGACCATTGCGGGCATCGAGACCGCCGATGTCGTGCTCCTGGTCGGCTCGAACATCCGCTGGGAAGCGCCGCTCATCGCCACCCGCGTTCGCAAGGTCGCACGCAAGGGCGGCAAGGTGTTCGCGATCGGGCCCGAAGTCGATCTCGCCATCGATGTCGAATGGCTGGGGGACGACCTCGGCCTGCTCGGCAACCTGCCCGAAGCGGTCACGCAGGCGTTCGCGAATGCGGAGCGTCCAGCCGTGATCGTCGGCCCCGGCGCACTTGCAGCCGGCGGCCTCGGCGCGGCGCTCGGCCTCGTCGGTCCGCTCGGGCTGATGAAGGACGGCTGGAACGGCTTCAACGTCGTCCACACCTCCGCCTCGCGCATGGCCGGCCTGATCCTTGGCTTCGCCCAGAAGGGCGGCCTTGCCGACATCGAAGCGGGCGCGCCGGAAGTCGCGATCCTGCTCGGCGCCGACGAAATGCCCGCCGACCGGCTCGGCGGCGCATTCAAGGTCTATATCGGCCATCACGGCGACGCCGGCGCGCGTCAGGCCGACCTGGTGCTGCCCGGCGCAACTTATGCCGAAAAGCACGGCACTTACGTCAATACCGAAGGCCGGGTGCAGCGCGGCGAGAAGGCAGCTTTCCCGCCAGGCGAAGCCCGCGAAGATTGGGCGATCCTGCGTGCCGTTTCGGAACTCGCGGGTGCGACCTTGCCGTTCGACAGCTTCGGGCAACTTCGCGAGCAGATGTTCGCTGAGTATCCGCAGCTCGCGCGCGAGGGCCTGATCGATCTTCAGTGGTCGGCGCCGAAGCTTCCCGCGACGGCGAGCGGCTCGATCCGCTACCCGATCGCCGACTTCTTCATGACCAACGCCATCTGCCGCGCCAGCCCGACCATGGAGCGCTGCTCGGAAGAACTGGTCCAGGGCGTCGCCTTCAAGGAGGCGGCCGAGTGA
- the ndhC gene encoding NADH-quinone oxidoreductase subunit A, with protein MIALGLSVAFVVLPMIVARFTGAHRPDPQKLSEYECGFPAFEDARAEFDVRFYLVAILFIVFDLEAAFLFPWAVSLDFTQWSGWTGMIVFLAELGLGLAYAWKKGALEWE; from the coding sequence ATGATCGCGCTTGGTCTGTCAGTCGCCTTCGTGGTGCTGCCAATGATCGTCGCGCGGTTCACCGGTGCGCACCGTCCGGACCCCCAGAAGCTCAGCGAATATGAATGCGGCTTCCCCGCGTTCGAGGACGCTCGGGCCGAGTTCGACGTGCGCTTCTACCTCGTCGCGATCCTCTTCATCGTCTTCGACCTCGAAGCGGCGTTCCTCTTCCCCTGGGCGGTCAGCCTCGACTTCACGCAGTGGAGTGGCTGGACCGGGATGATCGTCTTCCTGGCCGAGCTGGGACTTGGCCTTGCATATGCGTGGAAGAAGGGAGCGCTCGAATGGGAGTGA
- a CDS encoding NAD(P)H-dependent oxidoreductase subunit E, with the protein MAGQAGILDSPEQRAEWEGFAWTSANAKLAREIMGRYPEGRQVSAVIPLLDLAQRQVGEQTNTQGWLPIPVMEFVAKELGTSYMRVLEVATFYTMFNLAPVGRYHVQVCGTTPCMLRGSDDVLQACYKRGLKKGYTTEDGLFTLTEVECLGACANAPMVQINDDNFEDLTEESMGAVLDGLAAGKSPKAGPQVDRQTSCPEGGPTTLKKMAERNYDYRSQWTATAEEGAQ; encoded by the coding sequence ATGGCCGGTCAGGCAGGCATTCTCGACAGCCCCGAGCAGCGCGCCGAATGGGAAGGGTTCGCCTGGACCTCGGCCAATGCGAAGCTCGCGCGCGAAATCATGGGCCGCTACCCGGAAGGCCGTCAGGTCTCGGCGGTGATCCCGCTGCTCGACCTCGCCCAGCGGCAGGTCGGCGAGCAGACGAACACCCAAGGCTGGCTCCCGATCCCGGTGATGGAGTTCGTCGCGAAGGAACTCGGCACCAGCTATATGCGCGTGCTCGAGGTCGCGACCTTCTACACAATGTTCAACCTGGCGCCCGTGGGCCGCTACCATGTGCAGGTATGCGGCACGACGCCGTGCATGCTCCGCGGCTCCGACGACGTGCTCCAGGCCTGCTACAAGCGCGGGCTGAAGAAGGGTTACACGACCGAGGACGGGCTGTTCACTTTGACGGAGGTCGAGTGCCTCGGCGCCTGCGCCAACGCGCCGATGGTCCAGATCAACGACGATAATTTCGAGGACCTGACCGAAGAGAGCATGGGTGCGGTCCTCGACGGGCTCGCCGCCGGCAAGTCGCCGAAGGCGGGCCCGCAGGTCGATCGCCAGACCAGCTGCCCCGAAGGCGGCCCGACGACGCTCAAGAAAATGGCCGAGCGCAATTACGATTATCGCAGCCAGTGGACGGCAACCGCCGAGGAGGGCGCGCAGTGA